The genomic segment TGATTCAATGATTAGCGCTGATATTTACAAAGAATTCATGGATCATTATTTCCCAGAAACAGAAAAAAAAGCTGAGCCTGATTACTTGCCCTTGAGTGAAGCGGATGCGCAAAAATATTTCGGGCTGTATCAACATACGCGTGCCTATTGGACACGCACTTCTATTACCTATGAGAATGGATCACTCGTGCTTGAGAGTGAGGCAACCGGAAAACAAAAGCTGCGAATGATTCGCCCATTGCTATTTGTAGATGAGGTAGGCGAAAAAGTCGCGTTCAAGGAAGACAAAAACGGTAACATCAAATACTTCTATTATACAACGCCAAAAGGAGTTAACCTTGCTGGCGAAACACAAAAAATGGAAATGGAAAAGACCTACTCAGACGTCCCTAACACCAGCAGCTATAAGACCCATATCAACAACATCAGCGCCCTTTCCATTATGGGAGCAAAATCGGGAAGTAAATTTGATCCTACAGGGACCATGACACAAGGCGAATTTGCTGACGCCCTGATCAAAGCAGAAGGCCATTACGTAATGGCCGGGAGTGAAGACGGGCTTAGACAGCAATTGGCCGCGGGCATCCCTAATTTGAATCCATCGTCACCAATCACAAGACAAGTCGCTGCTGCCATGATCCAAAATTTAAAGCAGCTTGAACCTGTGGCAACCAGCAAAGTGACGCTGCAAGACACAGCCGACGCATGGGCAAAAGATGCGATCACTGCTCTTGTTTCACAAGGCATCGTCGATCCTGACACGAAGGTAAACGCAGATGGCTCTTTCACATTCCGCGCAAAAGATTTACTGAAGCGTCAAGAAGCCAGTGCCTTACTTGACTTAGCATTTGGTTACTATTCATTGCCGATTAAACGATAAGCATCCTTTTCCTCTTTTTGGGATAATGTAGGGACTTGTTGTATACCCTACTCCTTTGAGGGAGGTGACTGGTCGTGGATAATAGCGATAAACACAAGGGACAAGCTGAGCAAAAAGATTCAAGTGACTTGAATGAGAAGGAAATCGAGCTTCAGCATCAATTTCAAATGTTCCCTACCCCTGATGAAAAACGCGCTTCAAAAGTGATTACTGAGCTGAAAGATTAATAACTACTTTCCCCCACTTTAAGGCTGTCGAGAAACTCGGCAGCCTTTCTTTGTCCAGGAAAAATCCCGCTTATGAAGACGGATTCTCGCAAGTACCTTCATCGTTTTCTAGTATCCGCTGCGCTTCCCAAAGAGAAGCGGCCGGACGAAAAGATCAAAAAACAACAACTTGGAATTTCGTTAACCCAAAAAGGCTCCCACCAACGCTACAAGAGTTAGGGAAGCCTTCTTGAACTCAAACAAATCTTCGCTATATCGTTACACTCTCTTCGATCACCAGTTCACCGTTTGTCGCATCGAGACTAGCCTCTACGCCCAGAGGGAGAGCGATGTTGCACGCGCCATGTCCGATCTGTATGTTCCAGATGGTCGGCTTTCCGTACGGTACGACGATATTTTGAAACACATCCCAGACAGAGAAGCCTTCGCGCTTTTTCGGCTCACAATCGGTCCATGTCCCGATGACGACGCCCGCACAATCATCAAACAAGCCGCCCTGGGCAAGCTGTGTCAGCATGCGGTCAATCCGGTACGGCTCTTCGTCGATATCCTCCAGGAACAACAGCTTGCCTCTCGTATCGAGCTGGTAAGGCGTCCCCATCAACGCGGAGACGAGGGCGAGATTCCCGCCGACTACGGGTCCAGCTGCCTGACCTTCGACGAGACAGACGATTTCTTCTCCAGGAGGATTAATGATCGCTCCCAATGGCTCGGGGCGAGTCATAGCGCGCAGCAAATATTGCTTGGACCAGTCATCCAGTCCATGCGCGATGTCTGAGGTAGCCATCGGTCCGTGAAGGGTAGCCAGA from the Brevibacillus brevis genome contains:
- a CDS encoding S66 peptidase family protein, producing the protein MNKGKALRAGDTIGVVATSSPATEEVLNKAMAELQGLGYKVKISDTCRESYGGYLAGTPEQRAAELNAMFVDEEVDGIMCMRGGYGSPQILPLLDYDLIAENPKLFIGYSDITALHTVFGQRANLATLHGPMATSDIAHGLDDWSKQYLLRAMTRPEPLGAIINPPGEEIVCLVEGQAAGPVVGGNLALVSALMGTPYQLDTRGKLLFLEDIDEEPYRIDRMLTQLAQGGLFDDCAGVVIGTWTDCEPKKREGFSVWDVFQNIVVPYGKPTIWNIQIGHGACNIALPLGVEASLDATNGELVIEESVTI